A stretch of the Lolium perenne isolate Kyuss_39 chromosome 3, Kyuss_2.0, whole genome shotgun sequence genome encodes the following:
- the LOC127343174 gene encoding uncharacterized protein: MASAPEDKLADLPSAELVAYLSNSYLKADFEAVARILVARDSRNAKLGAELTAALADLDALAARGREATEVKAKLEAARTGIDALREKYRALLDAFLPPRNEVDEMALTMVEAAVSDTVHRDYSRVDDEEAEEGEVKGIDFIDLSSDEEEGEMAEGGSEEEDEEDTESLSQRIKRIRGDRPGELESGKLDARGQSNSVGTLGNDQQKSSSARIEGLVATSGKMASKPEDSKVEAFVQESPVVKTENFDQGMTKTMLLPSQGPLASSAIQEGSSKIDYCKAGIGGKGRSSDGAPARGVSQPSKGIAETNKTPAAQSSAKCGKKEVGAEKCASLSIPSEEPRITRDVVPFEPCKESNAYVQVKREMSSLPSEITSKWDCEAPVIDSLFDEEICMQGFCALYRQGKLATADKRDEFRANKLAEFLLGGDLQGPMKRTVEELKNQDATNVYFLQKLTLDCSEQVYGIFRNKEDPYFF; encoded by the exons ATGGCCTCTGCCCCCGAGGACAAGCTCGCCGACCTCCCCAGCGCCGAGCTCGTGGCCTACCTCTCCAATTCCTACCTCAAAGCCGATTTCGAGGCGGTTGCGCGCATCCTCGTCGCGCGGGACAGCAGGAACGCCAAGCTCGGTGCGGAACTGACCGCCGCGCTCGCCGATCTCGACGCACTGGCCGCGCGCGGGAGGGAGGCCACCGAGGTCAAGGCCAAACTGGAGGCCGCGCGCACGGGGATCGACGCCCTGCGGGAGAAGTACAGGGCGCTCCTGGACGCCTTCCTCCCGCCGCGGAACGAGGTCGACGAGATGGCGCTCACCATGGTCGAGGCCGCCGTCTCGGACACGGTGCATCGGGACTACTCCCGCGTTGAtgatgaggaggcggaggaaggcGAGGTGAAAGGCATCGACTTTATTGACCTCTCCAGCGATGAGGAGGAAGgggagatggccgaggggggctccgaggaggaagatgaggaagaCACCGAATCGCTGAGCCAACGCATCAAGCGAATACGGGGAGATAGGCCCGGGGAGTTGGAATCAGGGAAGCTTGATGCGCGGGGGCAGAGCAATTCGGTCGGTACATTGGGGAATGATCAGCAGAAATCTTCGTCTGCAAGGATAGAGGGGCTGGTGGCAACATCTGGGAAGATGGCCAGTAAGCCTGAGGATTCGAAGGTGGAAGCTTTCGTGCAGGAGAGCCCAGTTGTGAAAACAGAGAATTTTGATCAGGGAATGACCAAGACAATGCTGCTTCCTTCCCAAGGGCCTCTTGCCAGCAGCGCTATACAAGAGGGTTCTTCCAAGATTGACTATTGTAAAGCTGGAATTGGCGGCAAAGGACGATCATCTGATGGTGCTCCAGCAAGGGGAGTTAGTCAGCCATCGAAGGGGATTGCGGAAACGAACAAGACACCAGCGGCTCAATCATCAGCCAAATGTGGGAAGAAGGAAGTTGGGGCTGAGAAATGTGCATCTCTGTCTATACCAAGTGAGGAACCGAGGATAACAAGGGATGTAGTTCCATTTGAACCTTGCAAGGAAAGCAATGCCTATGTCCAGGTGAAAAGGGAGATGAGCTCCTTGCCTTCAGAAATCACAAGTAAATGGGACTGTGAAGCACCCGTGATTGACTCATTGTTCGACGAGGAGATCTGTATGCAAGGTTTCTGTGCTCTTTACCGCCAAGGAAAATTAGCAACTGCTGATAAACGAGATGAATTCAG GGCAAATAAGTTGGCGGAATTTCTTTTGGGTGGTGATCTCCAAGGACCGATGAAAAGAACTGTTGAGGAACTAAAGAATCAAGATGCTACAAATGTGTATTTTCTTCAGAAACTTACACTGGATTGCTCTGAGCAGGTGTATGGTATCTTCAGGAACAAAGAAGATCCATACTTCTTTTGA
- the LOC127343176 gene encoding arabinogalactan protein 16-like, which translates to MAVISRASLLVMAIVVVLATVANAQLAPAPAPTSDGTSVDQGIAYVLMFVALALTYLIHPLDASAAYRLL; encoded by the exons ATGGCGGTGATCTCTAGAGCCTCTCTTCTTGTCATGGCCATCGTTGTCGTGCTCGCCACCGTGGCCAACGCTCAGCTGGCCCCTGCCCCGGCACCCACCAGTGATG GAACCAGCGTGGACCAAGGGATCGCGTATGTGCTGATGTTCGTGGCGCTTGCCCTCACATACCTCATCCACCCCCTAGACGCGTCCGCCGCCTACAGGCTCCTCTGA
- the LOC127343175 gene encoding inorganic phosphate transporter 1-11 → MAENAGGGQNLAVLDALDSARTQMYHMKAIVIAGMGFFTDAYDLFCITTVSKLLGRIYYPDVNAGSGKPGTLPLNINNAVVGVALVGTLMGQLVFGYFGDKLGRKRVYGITLVLMAACAIGSGLSFGSTHRSVIGTLCFFRFLLGFGIGGDYPLSATIMSEYANKKTRGAFIAAVFAMQGVGIIFAGLVSMIVSGILLHYHPAPSYKENPGLSAQLPAADYMWRIVLMLGALPALATFYWRMKMPETARYTAIIEGNAKQASNDMQKVLEITIDDEQEKLAKFRAANEYSLLSKEFAKRHGLHLLGTTTTWFLLDVAFYSQNLTQKDIFPAINLTGPPESMNALREVFVLSRAMFLIALFGTFPGYWVTVTLIDKMGRYLIQLLGFFMMSLFMLVMGIKYEYLKESNHILFAVLYALTFFFANFGPNSTTFVLPAELFPTRVRSTCHAISAASGKAGAIVAAFGVQRLTLKGDAKHMAEALIILSVTNMLGFFFTFLVPETMGRSLEEISGEDGNNGVGPSTNTTTAGIGLADVSKDDRYPHSSTEWQPPSMQA, encoded by the exons ATGGCTGAAAATGCGGGCGGGGGACAGAACCTGGCGGTGCTGGACGCGCTGGACTCGGCGCGCACCCAGATGTACCACATGAAGGCCATCGTGATCGCCGGCATGGGCTTCTTCACCGACGCCTACGACCTCTTCtgcatcaccaccgtctccaagCTGCTGGGCCGCATCTACTACCCGGATGTCAACGCCGGCAGTGGCAAGCCCGGCACGCTGCCCCTCAACATCAACAACGCGGTCGTCGGCGTCGCGCTCGTCGGCACCCTCATGGGCCAGCTCGTCTTCGGCTACTTCGGGGATAAGCTCGGCCGCAAGCGCGTCTACGGCATCACGCTGGTCCTCATGGCCGCCTGCGCCATCGGCTCGGGCCTCTCCTTCGGGTCCACGCATAGATCCGTCATCGGCACGCTCTGCTTCTTCCGCTTCCTGCTCGGCTTCGGAATCGGCGGGGACTACCCGCTGTCGGCAACCATCATGTCCGAGTACGCCAACAAGAAGACCCGCGGCGCGTTCATTGCCGCCGTGTTCGCGATGCAGGGTGTGGGCATCATCTTCGCGGGGCTCGTCTCCATGAtcgtctcaggcattctcctccaCTACCACCCTGCGCCGTCGTACAAGGAGAACCCTGGGCTGTCGGCCCAGCTGCCGGCGGCGGACTACATGTGGCGCATCGTGCTCATGCTCGGGGCGTTACCGGCGCTGGCGACCTTCTACTGGAGGATGAAGATGCCGGAAACAGCGAGGTACACGGCGATCATCGAGGGAAACGCGAAGCAGGCCTCCAATGACATGCAGAAGGTGCTGGAGATCACGATCGACGACGAGCAGGAAAAGCTCGCCAAGTTCAGGGCGGCCAACGAGTACTCGTTGCTGTCCAAGGAGTTCGCGAAACGCCACGGACTGCATCTCCTCGGCACCACCACCACGTGGTTCCTCCTCGACGTAGCCTTCTACAGCCAGAACCTGACGCAGAAAGACATTTTCCCAGCCATCAACCTCACCGGCCCCCCAGAGTCCATGAACGCCCTGAGAGaggtgttcgtcctatcacggGCCATGTTCCTCATCGCCCTCTTCGGCACTTTCCCTGGCTACTGGGTTACCGTAACCCTCATCGACAAGATGGGAAG GTACCTGATCCAGCTCCTTGGCTTCTTCATGATGTCCCTGTTCATGCTGGTGATGGGCATCAAGTACGAATACCTCAAGGAGAGCAACCACATCCTCTTCGCCGTCCTGTACGCGCTCACTTTCTTCTTTGCGAACTTCGGGCCCAACAGCACCACCTTCGTGCTGCCGGCCGAGCTGTTCCCCACGCGCGTGCGCTCCACATGCCACGCCATCAGCGCCGCGTCGGGCAAGGCCGGCGCCATCGTCGCCGCCTTCGGGGTCCAGAGGCTCACTCTCAAGGGCGACGCCAAGCACATGGCAGAGGCGCTCATCATCCTCTCCGTCACCAACATGCTCGGCTTCTTCTTCACCTTCCTCGTCCCGGAGACCATGGGCCGGTCGCTCGAAGAGATCTCCGGCGAGGACGGCAACAACGGCGTCGGCCCCAGCACCAACACCACCACCGCCGGCATAGGCCTCGCGGACGTCAGCAAGGATGACAGGTACCCTCATTCAAGCACCGAATGGCAGCCACCATCGATGCAGGCATGA